The genomic region GCGCCACGTCGTCGAGGTCTTGGTGATACGCGGTCGCGAACTCCGGCGACGGGCTCAACGGACCCGCCAGCTCGAACTCCGGCATCCCGGCGTGAACGCACTGGCTCCCCGCCTGCAGTGCAGCGTCAAAGTCCACTTCGATCCCCTCCGCGACAGACAGGTCACCCTCCGGAGCGAGACGTTAACCGGTTCACGGTCGCTCGACCAGACTTCGCACGTCCTTTTCTGCAGGGCCGCGCCCCGTCTGGTCGACCTTTCTGTCCTGGTCGAAGCGTTCGGCTCAGGGCTTGCCGCGCCGGACCGCAACGCTCGGCAGCAGTGAAGGCCGCACGAGCACAGTCAAGTGACTGATACCGGCGCTCTCACCGCAGAGGTGAGCATGGAGACCGGCAGCCGACTCAGGTGTGCCCACGGATGGCAGAGAACTCGAAGGAGCAAGGAAATGTCGGACAAGTTCACGGGACGTTGCGAGTGCGGCGCCATCACGTACGAGTTCGGCGACGAACCCGATTTCGTCGCCAACTGTTACTGCAAGGACTGCCAGCGAGCCTCCGGCGGTGTGATGGCCACCTACTTCAGCGTCGCCTTGGACGACTTCACGCTGCTCAGCGGCAGCCCTCGTTCCTATCCCTACGTGGCGGACAGCGGGAACACGCTGGAACGGTCCTTCTGCCCGGACTGCGGCGCTCGGCTCTTCAACGAAAGGCTTTCGGGGTTCCCGGGCCAGCTGTTCGTGATGCTCGGCAGCCTCGACGAGCCCGAACGGATCAAGCCGCCGATCATGGAGATTTTCACCGCGCACCGCATCTCCTGGACCGCCGCGCTCGACGTACCGCAGTACCGGGCTCGGCCCGACGCCGACCCGAACGCCGCCCAGGACCGCATGCCTGGAGGTTGCGGCTGAACGTACTACCGACGGTTTGCGGCCGGCGCGTCTGCCCGGGGAGGCTGTTGCCAGCAGTCAGGCCGGGCAGGTGACGAAGTCGGCGATCAGGTGCGCGAGACGCTCGGGCTGGTCGAGCGGGACGAGCGTGTAGGCGTCATCGACGAGCGCCACCTCGGCGTGCTTGAGTACGCGAGCAAGTCGCTCGGCGTGCTCCACCGGCATCACCCGGTCCTGCGCAGCCCACACGATGAGGGCCGGCCCGTCGAATCGATGCAGCTGCGCGGCGGCGTCGACGAGCTGACGGCGGTTCACGGCCTTCATCATCTTGCCGATGTCACGCCGCACGCGACGGTCGGCCGCGAACGCGTCCAGCCATCCGTCGAACACCGCGGCCTCGATCGGTCGCTTCGTCATCCAGCCGAAGGTCATCGGCAGACGACGCAGAGCGGGTATCCGCAGCATGGCGAGCGACAGCCGCAAACCCCCGGGTACGGCGCCGGCGACCGCCATCGTCCGGCCCGGCAGGCCGGGCGGGAAGTTCTCGAACGCGTCGGCCGAGACCAGGACGAGCCGGTTGACGAGAGCGGGGTCGTCGGCCACCAGCAGTTGCGCCAGGGCGCCGCCGGTGTCGTTGCCGACCAGCGTCACGTCCTGGAGCGCCAGGGACCGGATCAGCTCGCCGACCAGCCGGGCGATGGCCGCCGGGCTCTGGTCCGCGTGCTTGGGTCGCGGCACACGGTGCGCGCCCAGCGGGAGCACAGGGACGATGCAGCGTGCTCGCGGCCGGAGCCGTTCCACCACCGGCGCCCACAGGTGCTCGTCCATCAGAGCGCCGTGCAGCAGCACGATCGTGTGGTCGCCGCTTTCGGTGTCGACGTACTCGAGCGCGGAGTCGCCGAGCCGCACTTGCTTCCTGTCCATCGCTTCCGCTCCTAGTAATCCGTGGATTACGGCTAATGTAATCCACGGATTACCCGCGAGCAAGGAGAGCGTGTGGAACCGCAAGGACCGAGGCAGCCCGACGGCGGGACCCGTGAGCGCCTGCTCGCGGCGGGCCTGCGGCTTTTCGCCGAGCGAGGCTTCGACGCCGTCAGGGTCGGCGACATCGAGCAAGCGGCCGGCCTGGTCCCCCGGCGCGGCGCGATGTATCGCCACTTCAAGAGCAAGGAAGCCCTGCTGGCGGCGGCGGTCGAGTCGCACCTGGTGTCGGTGGCCGAGGCTCGTGCGCAGTACGCCGGCGACAGCGAACGCTTCGTCGCGAGCGCCGAACAACTGGGTGCGTTCGTGCTCGCGGAGATGGACCGCCAGCAGCTCATCACCCACGTCCTGGAGCGGGACGGCAACCGCTTGGTCGAGCTGCGCGACCGCTTCCGGCAGGACGTCTCCGACGCGGGCTACCGGGCGATGACCGAAGTCGTTCGCGCATGGCTGTCGAGCACCCGCCCGGCCGTCGACGCCAGGCTTGCCGACGCAGTCGCCGTGCACCTGCTGGGTGCGATGATCAACGCCCGCCGCTCGACCTGGACCCTCGGCGCACCGCCCTTCGGACTCACCGACGCCGAACTCGTCACCGCATGGGCAGCGCTGTGCGAGGGATGGGTCGCCGGCCAGAGCGCGACCGACACCGCGTGACCAGAGCGGTCGTGGAACCGGTGGAGTGAGGGGACGGGTCGATGGGGGCGAGCCGTCGTCGCCGCGCTTCCGCCTACCGACCCGCTGGGACCGAGCGGCCGAGAACGGCGCAGGCCGCCGCCAGGTCCTCTGTGTCGTCCGCCCAGAGGCCGCGCTGAACGAGACCGCGGGCAAGCGCGACAGCCAGGGTCGCCACTCGCCGCGCGTCCTCGGCGCCCAGGCGGGACCCATCGCTCGCCGGCCGGTCGACCAACGCCGCCGCGAGGAAGTCGGCGAGCGCGTCGCCGTCGGCGCGCAGCCGGTCCCGGACGGCGTCGTCGTGCAGCGCGAGGGCGAGGAGCTCCACCTCGAACTGGTAGAGCCGCCGGGCCCCCTCGGCACGCGCCGACGCCGCCATCGCCGCTCCGAACCGGCGAAGCACCTGCTCGACCGACCCGTCGGCGGGCAGGTCGAGCTCCTCGGTCGCCTGGGCGCGACACTCGGCGATCGCGGCGTAGAAGAGCTCGCGCTTACCGCCGAACGCCGAGTAGACGGCCCCGGTCGACAGGTCCGCCTCGGCGGCGATGGCCTCGACCGTGGCGGCCCGGTACCCCTGGCCCGCGATCAGGTCGACCGCGGCCGCGATCAGCGCCTGCCGGTTGCGCTGCTGGAGCTCGCTGCGCTTCATCGATCCCCTTGAGATAATCGCATAATCTGAATAACGTCATTATCCATGAACATCAACGACCTGCTCGGTCAGGTCTCCAGGTATCCCTCGTTTCCGGGCCCGGACGAGGTCGACCGCCGCCTGCTCGCGTTGGCCGACCGGCATCCGGAGTCGGTCCGGCGCCGCCGACTCGGCGTCTCCCGGCGGGGCGAGGAGATCCACCTCGTCTCCGTCGGCGCGGGCCGGCACCAGGCTCTGGTGGTCGCCGGCCCGCACGCCAACGAACCCGTCGGCTTCCTGACCGTGCCCTCCCTGGCCGAGCTGCTCTGCTCCGAGACCAGCGCCTTGGGCCCGCTCGCGGCCGACTACACCTGGCACTTCATCGGCTGCATCGATCCCGACGCCGCCCGGCTCAACGAGGGCTGGTACGCCGGGCCGTTCACCCGTCGCCACTACGCGCGCAACCTGTACCGCCCTCCCCTGACCGAGCAGATCGAGTGGAGCTTCCCCGGCGACGGATCGGGTGCCGACGCTCCACCGGAGAGCAGGGCGCTGATGCAAGCCATCGACACCATCCGCCCGGACCTGCTGGTTTCGCTGCACAACGGCGAGTTCGGTGGAGTCTTCTACTACCTGACGCGCGAACTGCCAGGTCTGGCCGAAGCTCTCACCGAGCTCGACGTCGGCATCCCCTTGCACCTCGGCGATCCGGAGCTCCCCGGCGCGCGGCCCATCGCACCCGGCGTCTACCTTGCGCCGACCGCTGCGGACGTGAACACCGCCGTGACCACCACCGGCACGTCCAGCCTCGACTACGCGGCTCGGCACGGGACGTTGTCCCTCGTCGTCGAAGTGCCGCTCTGGTCGGATCCCCGCAGTTGCGATCTCACCGGCAGCGGCATCCCCCTCAGCGACGTACTGACCGAGGCCGCGGACCTGCTCGACGGCGTACCGGCCGCCATCGGGTCTCGGCTGGACCCGGCGACAACGAGCCTGGCCGCGCCGACCTCACCGTTCGTACGTTCGGTCGCCGACGTACGCCGGACCGTCGCGGGCCTCGCCGCCGCGCTGCGCGGCCACGCCGGCGACCAGCACCGCGAAGCCACGACCGCGGAGTGGTTCGGCTGGCAGCAGACGGCGCACCTGTTCCGCCTGCGCGGCTGCGGAACCGCTCTGCGACTGCTCGACGGCGAACTTGCCGTCGGCAACCACTCCCCCGCCGTCCGGCAGGCGCACGAAGAACTGAGCGCACTCTTCGACCAGTGGGCGTCCGCAGCCGATGCGACAGCACCCGACCATCAGATCCCGCTGACCAACCTGCTCCGCGCACAACTGGCAGCCATCCTGACCACGGCCACCTTTGTGGCCGTGGTATGAGCAATTGACTGCAGTGCAGCCGATCCGGCTTCGAGCGGTCCGAGCCGGATTCTGGTGAAAGGCATCTGAAAGCGGCATTCGCCAGGCTTCCAGCTGGACGTCAGCCTCACGGAGGGAATGCCATGAATGCTCGCAACAGGGCGGCCCGGACGCGTCGCCTGCCGGCGACGATCGCCTCGGCGCTGCTGGTCACCGCGACCTTGACCGGCGGCGCCACAGCGGCCGGTGCGCACGAGGGAAAGCAGGCCGGAAGGTTCTGCGTCGTCGAGGTCGGCAAGTCGGTCGACGGCGGTTTCTCGCCGGTGAAGTCGCAGACCTGCAGCGACGACCCGGCCTCGTCGGTCTTCAGGGCGGCAGCTGCGCCCGACGTGCTGCTCATGGAGTGGTTCTGGAACGCGTACAACAACCCGCCGAAGATCACCCGCATCATCGTGTCGGCGTCGGACGGGCCCTGCGACTCGTCGGGCTACCGCCTGCGGCCGAACCTCATCTGGGACAACGAGATCTCCGGCTTCAACGCGTACAGCCAGTGCCACCGGGTGACCCTGTACGACGGCTACAGCTCGAACGGCGACTCGGCGTACTGGTTCGACGGGACGCACGACGGGCCCAAGGTCGGCTATGTCGGAGCGCACATGAACGACCGGACCAGTTCGATCTGGATCCGCTACTGACCCCCCGTCCGCGACGCAGCACCGGGGAGGAGGCCGGCTCGACTCCGCCGGATCGCGGATCGAGCCGGCCGGTGAGGTGTCCCGGACCTCGGTGGTTGGGCGACGATAGGGCGCATGTACATCCCCAAGCACTTCGCCGCGGACGATGCCGTCGTCCAGGATCTGCTGGTCAACCATGGTGCCGCCGACCTGGTCACCAGTACGCCGGACGGGCTGCTCGCGACCTTGCTGCCGTTCGTGTACGACGCCGAGGCCGGGGCGCTGCTCGGGCATCTGGCGCGCAACAACGAGCAGTGGCACCGACCCGTGATCGGGGAGGCGCTGGCGATCGTCACCGGTCCGGACGCCTACATCTCACCGTCCGCCTATGCGTCCAAGCGCGAGCACGGGCGGGTGGTTCCGACCTGGAACTACGTGACAGCCCACGTGTACGGGACCCTGGTGGTCTATGACGATCCGGCCTGGCTGGAGACCCTGGTCCGGCGCCTGACAGCCAAGCACGAAGCCGGCTCCGCGCAGCAGTGGTCGGTCGACGACGCACCG from Kribbella flavida DSM 17836 harbors:
- a CDS encoding alpha/beta fold hydrolase, which produces MDRKQVRLGDSALEYVDTESGDHTIVLLHGALMDEHLWAPVVERLRPRARCIVPVLPLGAHRVPRPKHADQSPAAIARLVGELIRSLALQDVTLVGNDTGGALAQLLVADDPALVNRLVLVSADAFENFPPGLPGRTMAVAGAVPGGLRLSLAMLRIPALRRLPMTFGWMTKRPIEAAVFDGWLDAFAADRRVRRDIGKMMKAVNRRQLVDAAAQLHRFDGPALIVWAAQDRVMPVEHAERLARVLKHAEVALVDDAYTLVPLDQPERLAHLIADFVTCPA
- a CDS encoding GFA family protein, with product MSDKFTGRCECGAITYEFGDEPDFVANCYCKDCQRASGGVMATYFSVALDDFTLLSGSPRSYPYVADSGNTLERSFCPDCGARLFNERLSGFPGQLFVMLGSLDEPERIKPPIMEIFTAHRISWTAALDVPQYRARPDADPNAAQDRMPGGCG
- a CDS encoding FMN-binding negative transcriptional regulator — its product is MYIPKHFAADDAVVQDLLVNHGAADLVTSTPDGLLATLLPFVYDAEAGALLGHLARNNEQWHRPVIGEALAIVTGPDAYISPSAYASKREHGRVVPTWNYVTAHVYGTLVVYDDPAWLETLVRRLTAKHEAGSAQQWSVDDAPAKFIDGQLRAIVGVELVISRIEAKGKLSQNRSAADIDGVIASLEDRGDLASAAAVRAAKPGD
- a CDS encoding TetR/AcrR family transcriptional regulator, whose product is MEPQGPRQPDGGTRERLLAAGLRLFAERGFDAVRVGDIEQAAGLVPRRGAMYRHFKSKEALLAAAVESHLVSVAEARAQYAGDSERFVASAEQLGAFVLAEMDRQQLITHVLERDGNRLVELRDRFRQDVSDAGYRAMTEVVRAWLSSTRPAVDARLADAVAVHLLGAMINARRSTWTLGAPPFGLTDAELVTAWAALCEGWVAGQSATDTA
- a CDS encoding M14 family zinc carboxypeptidase yields the protein MNINDLLGQVSRYPSFPGPDEVDRRLLALADRHPESVRRRRLGVSRRGEEIHLVSVGAGRHQALVVAGPHANEPVGFLTVPSLAELLCSETSALGPLAADYTWHFIGCIDPDAARLNEGWYAGPFTRRHYARNLYRPPLTEQIEWSFPGDGSGADAPPESRALMQAIDTIRPDLLVSLHNGEFGGVFYYLTRELPGLAEALTELDVGIPLHLGDPELPGARPIAPGVYLAPTAADVNTAVTTTGTSSLDYAARHGTLSLVVEVPLWSDPRSCDLTGSGIPLSDVLTEAADLLDGVPAAIGSRLDPATTSLAAPTSPFVRSVADVRRTVAGLAAALRGHAGDQHREATTAEWFGWQQTAHLFRLRGCGTALRLLDGELAVGNHSPAVRQAHEELSALFDQWASAADATAPDHQIPLTNLLRAQLAAILTTATFVAVV
- a CDS encoding TetR/AcrR family transcriptional regulator; the encoded protein is MKRSELQQRNRQALIAAAVDLIAGQGYRAATVEAIAAEADLSTGAVYSAFGGKRELFYAAIAECRAQATEELDLPADGSVEQVLRRFGAAMAASARAEGARRLYQFEVELLALALHDDAVRDRLRADGDALADFLAAALVDRPASDGSRLGAEDARRVATLAVALARGLVQRGLWADDTEDLAAACAVLGRSVPAGR